The following are encoded in a window of Vespula pensylvanica isolate Volc-1 chromosome 2, ASM1446617v1, whole genome shotgun sequence genomic DNA:
- the LOC122638142 gene encoding spermatogenesis-associated protein 20 isoform X1, with translation MLLGRSSLLSAVRYSLELSKKQYGRSRWKSSRSIKVYPSVIAGSQLCRSTTNLRIPLSLSTRMASSTKDDAKSTDETFVNKGENRLALEKSPYLLQHARNPVQWYPWGDEALEKAKAEDKVIFLSVGYSTCHWCHVMEKESFENPQIAEIMNKNFVNIKVDREERPDIDRIYMAFVQAISGHGGWPMSVFLAPNLSPIIGGTYFPPEDRHGYPGFKTVLLGISKEWRENKSELMLLGGSIIQRLKKASENKGGLIQDRYVPSEECAMICVHQLKNSYEPNFGGFSDAPKFPQPVNFNLLFYMYARDPSTDLARECLEMCVHTLKKMALGGIHDHIGQGFSRYSVDEEWHVPHFEKMLYDQGQLLQSYTDAFLTTKDPLFAEIIDDIATYVSRDLRHKEGGFYSAEDADSYPTKTSGEKKEGAFYVWTFDEINALLAKEVADKKGLKLSDVFCFHFTVKPKGNVPPRRDPHGELSKQNVLIVYGSVEDTARHFGITVEKTQILLKEASRILFEAREKRPRPHLDDKILTAWNGLMISGLARAGSATGNKRYVDLATDAAKFIERYLYDKSERSLLRSCYRSDNDAIVLTSVPIRGYHADYAFVVKGLLDLYEANLDPHWLEFAEILQDIQDELFWDATNGGYYSTTKDDPTIILRLRDDHDGAEPCSNSIACGNLLRLTAYLERVEFKDKAERLLSSFKEPLSKVPSSVAEMVRALLQYHDSSTEIYVIGDSGAENTNELLRVVRERLIPGQVLMFADQDQSDNILLRKNKIFAKMKQDKNVPRAYVCRYRTCSLAVTTPAELADLLSTER, from the exons ATGCTTTTGGGAAGAAGCAGCCTGTTATCAGCCGTACGATATTCGCTCGAATTATCCAAGAAGCAGTACGGTCGCAGTCGTTGGAAAAGTAGCCGTTCGATAAAAGTTTATCCTTCGGTAATTGCTGGATCGCAGTTGTGCAG atcgaCTACTAATTTACGAATACCTTTGTCGTTATCCACGAGAATGGCATCCTCGACGAAAGACGACGCGAAAAGTACGGACGAAACGTTCGTCAACAAGGGAGAGAATCGACTGGCTCTGGAGAAGTCACCTTATTTGTTGCAACACGCCAGGAATCCCGTACAGTGGTATCCTTGGGGAGACGAAGCTCTCGAGAAGGCGAAAGCGGAGGACAAGGTGATTTTCTTGTCCGTCGGATACTCGACGTGTCACTGGTGTCACGTTATGGAGAAGGAGTCCTTCGAGAATCCACAAATCGCCGAGATCATGAATAAGAATTTCGTTAACATAAAGGTGGACAGAGAAGAGCGACCGGACATCGATAGGATATACATGGCATTCGTACAG GCTATTTCCGGACACGGTGGTTGGCCGATGAGCGTTTTTCTCGCACCGAATTTGTCACCGATCATAGGCGGAACGTATTTTCCGCCGGAGGACAGACACGGATATCCCGGATTTAAGACCGTTCTGCTTGGTATCTCTAAAGAG TGGCGAGAGAATAAGAGCGAACTAATGCTACTCGGTGGGAGCATTATCCAGAGATTGAAGAAAGCAAGCGAGAACAAAGGCGGGCTGATC CAGGACCGATACGTGCCTTCGGAGGAGTGCGCCATGATATGCGTTCACCAATTGAAGAACTCCTACGAGCCTAACTTCGGCGGATTTTCGGACGCGCCAAAGTTCCCGCAGCCGGTCAATTtcaatcttctcttttatatgtACGCACGCGATCCGTCCACCGACCTCGCTCGGGAATGCTTGGAGATGTGCGTGCATACGCTGAAAAAAATGGCACTTGGGGGAATACACGATCATATCGGTCAA GGTTTCTCAAGATACTCCGTCGACGAGGAATGGCACGTGCCACATTTTGAAAAGATGCTCTACGATCAGGGCCAGCTCTTGCAATCGTATACCGATGCGTTTTTGACCACGAAGGATCCGTTATTCGCTGAAATAATCGACGACATAGCCACTTACGTTTCTCGAGATTTGAGACACAAG GAGGGCGGCTTTTACAGCGCCGAGGATGCGGATTCGTATCCTACGAAAACGTCaggggaaaagaaggaaggtgCCTTTTACGTTTGGACGTTCGACGAGATCAATGCGCTTTTGGCTAAAGAAGTGGCCGATAAGAAGGGCTTGAAACTGAGCGACGTCTTTTGCTTTCACTTCACGGTCAAGCCGAAGGGAAACGTACCTCCGCGTCGA GATCCCCATGGAGAATTGAGCAAGCAGAACGTATTGATCGTTTATGGTAGCGTCGAAGATACGGCAAGGCACTTTGGCATAACGGTCGAGAAAACGCAGATTCTGTTGAAAGAAGCGTCGCGAATACTTTTCGAAGCTAGAGAGAAGAGACCGCGGCCTCATTTAGACGATAAGATTTTAACGGCGTGGAACG GCCTGATGATAAGCGGTTTAGCACGAGCCGGGTCTGCTACCGGCAACAAGCGATACGTCGACTTGGCAACGGACGCTGCCAAGTTTATCGAACGTTATCTTTACGATAAATCCGAACGTTCGTTACTTCGTAGTTGTTACCGCAGCGACAACGACGCCATCGTATTAAC GAGCGTGCCTATAAGGGGCTACCACGCGGACTATGCCTTTGTGGTGAAGGGATTGTTAGATCTGTACGAGGCTAATCTAGATCCTCATTGGTTGGAGTTCGCCGAGATACTTCAGGATATTCAGGACGAGCTCTTTTGGGACGCCACGAACGGCGGGTACTACTCAACGACCAAGGACGATCCTACGATAATTCTTCGACTCAGGGACG ATCACGATGGAGCGGAACCGTGCAGCAACTCGATTGCCTGCGGAAATCTATTGAGATTAACGGCTTACTTGGAACGCGTCGAATTCAAGGACAAAGCGGAACGTCTTCTTTCCTCGTTCAAGGAACCTTTGTCGAAGGTACCGAGTTCCGTAGCGGAGATGGTGAGGGCGTTGTTGCAATATCACGATAGCTCCACGGAG ATCTACGTAATAGGAGATTCGGGGGCGGAAAATACGAACGAGCTGTTGCGCGTGGTACGCGAACGTCTGATACCGGGACAGGTTCTAATGTTCGCGGATCAGGATCAATCCGATAATATATTGCTTCGCAAGAACAAGATCTTTGCCAAGATGAAGCAGGACAAAAACGTACCGAGAGCCTACGTCTGCCGGTATCGAACGTGTTCCTTAGCCGTGACGACTCCGGCCGAACTCGCGGATCTATTGAGCACGGAACGATGA
- the LOC122638142 gene encoding spermatogenesis-associated protein 20 isoform X2, protein MLLGRSSLLSAVRYSLELSKKQYGRSRWKSSRSIKVYPSVIAGSQLCRSTTNLRIPLSLSTRMASSTKDDAKSTDETFVNKGENRLALEKSPYLLQHARNPVQWYPWGDEALEKAKAEDKVIFLSVGYSTCHWCHVMEKESFENPQIAEIMNKNFVNIKVDREERPDIDRIYMAFVQAISGHGGWPMSVFLAPNLSPIIGGTYFPPEDRHGYPGFKTVLLGISKEWRENKSELMLLGGSIIQRLKKASENKGGLIDRYVPSEECAMICVHQLKNSYEPNFGGFSDAPKFPQPVNFNLLFYMYARDPSTDLARECLEMCVHTLKKMALGGIHDHIGQGFSRYSVDEEWHVPHFEKMLYDQGQLLQSYTDAFLTTKDPLFAEIIDDIATYVSRDLRHKEGGFYSAEDADSYPTKTSGEKKEGAFYVWTFDEINALLAKEVADKKGLKLSDVFCFHFTVKPKGNVPPRRDPHGELSKQNVLIVYGSVEDTARHFGITVEKTQILLKEASRILFEAREKRPRPHLDDKILTAWNGLMISGLARAGSATGNKRYVDLATDAAKFIERYLYDKSERSLLRSCYRSDNDAIVLTSVPIRGYHADYAFVVKGLLDLYEANLDPHWLEFAEILQDIQDELFWDATNGGYYSTTKDDPTIILRLRDDHDGAEPCSNSIACGNLLRLTAYLERVEFKDKAERLLSSFKEPLSKVPSSVAEMVRALLQYHDSSTEIYVIGDSGAENTNELLRVVRERLIPGQVLMFADQDQSDNILLRKNKIFAKMKQDKNVPRAYVCRYRTCSLAVTTPAELADLLSTER, encoded by the exons ATGCTTTTGGGAAGAAGCAGCCTGTTATCAGCCGTACGATATTCGCTCGAATTATCCAAGAAGCAGTACGGTCGCAGTCGTTGGAAAAGTAGCCGTTCGATAAAAGTTTATCCTTCGGTAATTGCTGGATCGCAGTTGTGCAG atcgaCTACTAATTTACGAATACCTTTGTCGTTATCCACGAGAATGGCATCCTCGACGAAAGACGACGCGAAAAGTACGGACGAAACGTTCGTCAACAAGGGAGAGAATCGACTGGCTCTGGAGAAGTCACCTTATTTGTTGCAACACGCCAGGAATCCCGTACAGTGGTATCCTTGGGGAGACGAAGCTCTCGAGAAGGCGAAAGCGGAGGACAAGGTGATTTTCTTGTCCGTCGGATACTCGACGTGTCACTGGTGTCACGTTATGGAGAAGGAGTCCTTCGAGAATCCACAAATCGCCGAGATCATGAATAAGAATTTCGTTAACATAAAGGTGGACAGAGAAGAGCGACCGGACATCGATAGGATATACATGGCATTCGTACAG GCTATTTCCGGACACGGTGGTTGGCCGATGAGCGTTTTTCTCGCACCGAATTTGTCACCGATCATAGGCGGAACGTATTTTCCGCCGGAGGACAGACACGGATATCCCGGATTTAAGACCGTTCTGCTTGGTATCTCTAAAGAG TGGCGAGAGAATAAGAGCGAACTAATGCTACTCGGTGGGAGCATTATCCAGAGATTGAAGAAAGCAAGCGAGAACAAAGGCGGGCTGATC GACCGATACGTGCCTTCGGAGGAGTGCGCCATGATATGCGTTCACCAATTGAAGAACTCCTACGAGCCTAACTTCGGCGGATTTTCGGACGCGCCAAAGTTCCCGCAGCCGGTCAATTtcaatcttctcttttatatgtACGCACGCGATCCGTCCACCGACCTCGCTCGGGAATGCTTGGAGATGTGCGTGCATACGCTGAAAAAAATGGCACTTGGGGGAATACACGATCATATCGGTCAA GGTTTCTCAAGATACTCCGTCGACGAGGAATGGCACGTGCCACATTTTGAAAAGATGCTCTACGATCAGGGCCAGCTCTTGCAATCGTATACCGATGCGTTTTTGACCACGAAGGATCCGTTATTCGCTGAAATAATCGACGACATAGCCACTTACGTTTCTCGAGATTTGAGACACAAG GAGGGCGGCTTTTACAGCGCCGAGGATGCGGATTCGTATCCTACGAAAACGTCaggggaaaagaaggaaggtgCCTTTTACGTTTGGACGTTCGACGAGATCAATGCGCTTTTGGCTAAAGAAGTGGCCGATAAGAAGGGCTTGAAACTGAGCGACGTCTTTTGCTTTCACTTCACGGTCAAGCCGAAGGGAAACGTACCTCCGCGTCGA GATCCCCATGGAGAATTGAGCAAGCAGAACGTATTGATCGTTTATGGTAGCGTCGAAGATACGGCAAGGCACTTTGGCATAACGGTCGAGAAAACGCAGATTCTGTTGAAAGAAGCGTCGCGAATACTTTTCGAAGCTAGAGAGAAGAGACCGCGGCCTCATTTAGACGATAAGATTTTAACGGCGTGGAACG GCCTGATGATAAGCGGTTTAGCACGAGCCGGGTCTGCTACCGGCAACAAGCGATACGTCGACTTGGCAACGGACGCTGCCAAGTTTATCGAACGTTATCTTTACGATAAATCCGAACGTTCGTTACTTCGTAGTTGTTACCGCAGCGACAACGACGCCATCGTATTAAC GAGCGTGCCTATAAGGGGCTACCACGCGGACTATGCCTTTGTGGTGAAGGGATTGTTAGATCTGTACGAGGCTAATCTAGATCCTCATTGGTTGGAGTTCGCCGAGATACTTCAGGATATTCAGGACGAGCTCTTTTGGGACGCCACGAACGGCGGGTACTACTCAACGACCAAGGACGATCCTACGATAATTCTTCGACTCAGGGACG ATCACGATGGAGCGGAACCGTGCAGCAACTCGATTGCCTGCGGAAATCTATTGAGATTAACGGCTTACTTGGAACGCGTCGAATTCAAGGACAAAGCGGAACGTCTTCTTTCCTCGTTCAAGGAACCTTTGTCGAAGGTACCGAGTTCCGTAGCGGAGATGGTGAGGGCGTTGTTGCAATATCACGATAGCTCCACGGAG ATCTACGTAATAGGAGATTCGGGGGCGGAAAATACGAACGAGCTGTTGCGCGTGGTACGCGAACGTCTGATACCGGGACAGGTTCTAATGTTCGCGGATCAGGATCAATCCGATAATATATTGCTTCGCAAGAACAAGATCTTTGCCAAGATGAAGCAGGACAAAAACGTACCGAGAGCCTACGTCTGCCGGTATCGAACGTGTTCCTTAGCCGTGACGACTCCGGCCGAACTCGCGGATCTATTGAGCACGGAACGATGA
- the LOC122638156 gene encoding probable protein BRICK1-B, producing MAAIHREAIQKQIQQDWANREYIEVITGNIKKITDFLNSFDMSCRSRIAVLNEKLTTLERRIEYLEACVTKGETLT from the exons ATGGCAGCGATACATCGAGAAGCGATCCAGAAACAGATACAACAGGATTGGGCAAATCGGGAATATATAGAGGTCATCACCggcaatattaaaaaaattacagattttcttaattcttttg acATGTCCTGTAGATCGCGAATAGCTGTCTTAAATGAGAAACTTACGACGCTCGAGCGTAGGATCGAGTATCTTGAAGCTTGC GTAACGAAAGGAGAAACGTTAACATAA
- the LOC122638154 gene encoding uncharacterized protein LOC122638154: protein MLINLKQYNYNHRTEGKEPFQKLIGLGKYAYIGACLTAAYECSVVRQPHNFRMAFVQGGKHFLVWLGASATFTTAVLCLTNIRKKDDPWNYFFGTLASGGFVYSFLQRGQLVSFVTLYAAIGAAVWKYKLMHGYKPLDHSFKFRISAHYFNFDKTPDVRYEKPY, encoded by the exons ATGTTGATTAATCTGaaacaatataattacaatcaCCGGACCGAAGGAAAGGAGCCTTTTCAGAAATTGATAGGACTAGGGAAATATGCTTACATCGGAGCTTGCTTGACAGCTGCGTACGAGTGTAGCGTAGTAAGACAACCGCATAACTTTAGAATGGCCTTTGTTCAGGGTGGAAAACACTTTTTAGTTTGGTTGGGCGCATCTGCAACATTTACAACCGCAGTACTGTGCTTAACAAATATCAGAAAAAAGGATGATCCgtggaattatttttttggcA CATTAGCTAGCGGCGGTTTTGTTTACTCCTTTCTTCAGAGGGGTCAGCTCGTATCCTTTGTAACTTTGTACGCGGCCATAGGAGCGGCAGTATGGAAATATAAGCTCATGCATGGTTACAAACCGTTGGATCACAGCTTTAAATTTCGAATTTCTGCGCATTactttaattttgataaaacacCAGATGTAAGATACGAGAAAccgtattaa
- the LOC122638155 gene encoding uncharacterized protein LOC122638155 isoform X1, with translation MLHIIVKRTLPKQNVALVHLGALDARRTLSDQKQPDANVPGLSEKCYKLSATPVGPGASKDKEYKNPEYFSYHVDSFAEAEVELEKYRLPAPSNKKPFKQ, from the exons ATGTTACATATCATCGTTAAGAGGACTTTACCAAAG cagaaCGTCGCATTAGTTCATCTTGGAGCACTCGACGCACGTCGTACTTTATCCGATCAAAAGCAACCAGATGCAAACGTACCAGGCCTTAGCGAAAAATGTTACAAACTTTCTGCAACAC CCGTAGGACCCGGTGCATccaaagataaagaatataaaaatccaGAGTACTTTTCTTACCACGTAGATTCGTTCGCAGAAGCAGAAGTGGAATTAGAGAAATATAGATTACCAGCTCCTTCTAATAAAAAACCTTTCAAGCAATAA
- the LOC122638155 gene encoding uncharacterized protein LOC122638155 isoform X2, with protein MLHIIVKRTLPKNVALVHLGALDARRTLSDQKQPDANVPGLSEKCYKLSATPVGPGASKDKEYKNPEYFSYHVDSFAEAEVELEKYRLPAPSNKKPFKQ; from the exons ATGTTACATATCATCGTTAAGAGGACTTTACCAAAG aaCGTCGCATTAGTTCATCTTGGAGCACTCGACGCACGTCGTACTTTATCCGATCAAAAGCAACCAGATGCAAACGTACCAGGCCTTAGCGAAAAATGTTACAAACTTTCTGCAACAC CCGTAGGACCCGGTGCATccaaagataaagaatataaaaatccaGAGTACTTTTCTTACCACGTAGATTCGTTCGCAGAAGCAGAAGTGGAATTAGAGAAATATAGATTACCAGCTCCTTCTAATAAAAAACCTTTCAAGCAATAA
- the LOC122638151 gene encoding farnesyl pyrophosphate synthase isoform X1, translated as MFSFAIRRRFFGLCSNGFYHKRTKFTPVAKIPSFGMTNTKTQMTAHFMTEATNALNENEIRELMNLWPPLLHDVINTDYYSDVPDVSKWLVKALQYNVLKGRKRRALTLIRAYQMLIPQEELTNENIRLVRILGWCMELLQGFLLLIDDIQDKSQIRRNQPCWYLLDDIGLAAINDGLMIENTIYQILRFYFREKEYYIDLVELFHEYILRTTIGQCLDLLSTNFGKTANLDLFTMDRYNSIIKHKTAYYAFVLPVKIAMYIVNMKDPELHKQVEALLVEMGHFYQIQDDYLDCYGDTKVIGKNSTDIQEGKCTWLIVSALQRVTPEQRKILEECYGSQDLEKIRRVKNLYNDLDLPNAYSIFEKETYNLLMAHIQRLSSSLPQNVFFDLLEKIYHRKS; from the exons ATGTTTTCTTTCGCTATAAGAAGGAGATTCTTTGGCCTCTGCAGCAATGGATTTTACCACAAACGCACGAAATTCACGCCTGTCGCAAAGATACCTTCGTTTGG AATGACGAACACAAAGACCCAGATGACGGCGCATTTCATGACAGAAGCAACCAACGCattaaacgaaaacgaaattcGCGAATTGATGAATTTATGGCCCCCTCTCCTTCACGATGTTATTAATACAGATTATTACTCAGACGTACCTGATGTCTCCAAGTGGTTGGTCAAG gcATTGCAGTATAATGTTCTCAAGGGAAGGAAAAGGCGAGCATTGACCTTGATTCGTGCTTATCAAATGTTAATACCTCAAGAAGAACtgacaaatgaaaatattcgcCTAGTGCGTATACTAGGCTGGTGTATGGAATTG CTTCAAGGATTTCTATTGCTAATAGACGATATTCAAGATAAATCTCAAATACGAAGAAATCAACCTTGTTGGTATCTTCTTGATGATATTGGTCTAGCAGCCATTAACGATGGACTTATGATAGAAAACACTATTTATCAAATActacgattttatttcagagaaaaagaatattatatcgacTTAGTGGAGTTATTTCATGAA tATATCTTGAGGACGACAATAGGACAATGTTTAGATCTATTATCGACCAATTTTGGTAAGACAGCAAATTTAGATCTATTTACTATGGATCGATATAATTCAATCATCAAGCACAAAACGGCCTATTATGCTTTTGTGCTACCAGTTAAGATAGCTATGTATATA GTGAATATGAAAGATCCAGAACTGCACAAACAAGTAGAAGCACTTTTAGTAGAGATGGGCCACTTTTATCAAATTCAAGATGATTATCTGGATTGTTATGGCGATACAAAAGTTATTGGTAAAAATTCTACGGATATACAGGAGGGAAAATGCACATGGCTAATAGTTTCTGCTTTGCAACGTGTCACTCctgaacaaagaaaaatattagaa GAATGTTATGGCTCTCAAGATTTGGAAAAAATCAGACGAGTGAAAAATCTATACAATGATTTAGATTTGCCAAACGCTTATTCCATATTTGAAAAGGAAACATATAATCTGCTTATGGCCCACATACAACGACTATCAAGCAGCTTACCACAGAATgtcttttttgatttattggaaaagatatatcataggaaaagttaa
- the LOC122638151 gene encoding farnesyl pyrophosphate synthase isoform X2, translating to MTNTKTQMTAHFMTEATNALNENEIRELMNLWPPLLHDVINTDYYSDVPDVSKWLVKALQYNVLKGRKRRALTLIRAYQMLIPQEELTNENIRLVRILGWCMELLQGFLLLIDDIQDKSQIRRNQPCWYLLDDIGLAAINDGLMIENTIYQILRFYFREKEYYIDLVELFHEYILRTTIGQCLDLLSTNFGKTANLDLFTMDRYNSIIKHKTAYYAFVLPVKIAMYIVNMKDPELHKQVEALLVEMGHFYQIQDDYLDCYGDTKVIGKNSTDIQEGKCTWLIVSALQRVTPEQRKILEECYGSQDLEKIRRVKNLYNDLDLPNAYSIFEKETYNLLMAHIQRLSSSLPQNVFFDLLEKIYHRKS from the exons ATGACGAACACAAAGACCCAGATGACGGCGCATTTCATGACAGAAGCAACCAACGCattaaacgaaaacgaaattcGCGAATTGATGAATTTATGGCCCCCTCTCCTTCACGATGTTATTAATACAGATTATTACTCAGACGTACCTGATGTCTCCAAGTGGTTGGTCAAG gcATTGCAGTATAATGTTCTCAAGGGAAGGAAAAGGCGAGCATTGACCTTGATTCGTGCTTATCAAATGTTAATACCTCAAGAAGAACtgacaaatgaaaatattcgcCTAGTGCGTATACTAGGCTGGTGTATGGAATTG CTTCAAGGATTTCTATTGCTAATAGACGATATTCAAGATAAATCTCAAATACGAAGAAATCAACCTTGTTGGTATCTTCTTGATGATATTGGTCTAGCAGCCATTAACGATGGACTTATGATAGAAAACACTATTTATCAAATActacgattttatttcagagaaaaagaatattatatcgacTTAGTGGAGTTATTTCATGAA tATATCTTGAGGACGACAATAGGACAATGTTTAGATCTATTATCGACCAATTTTGGTAAGACAGCAAATTTAGATCTATTTACTATGGATCGATATAATTCAATCATCAAGCACAAAACGGCCTATTATGCTTTTGTGCTACCAGTTAAGATAGCTATGTATATA GTGAATATGAAAGATCCAGAACTGCACAAACAAGTAGAAGCACTTTTAGTAGAGATGGGCCACTTTTATCAAATTCAAGATGATTATCTGGATTGTTATGGCGATACAAAAGTTATTGGTAAAAATTCTACGGATATACAGGAGGGAAAATGCACATGGCTAATAGTTTCTGCTTTGCAACGTGTCACTCctgaacaaagaaaaatattagaa GAATGTTATGGCTCTCAAGATTTGGAAAAAATCAGACGAGTGAAAAATCTATACAATGATTTAGATTTGCCAAACGCTTATTCCATATTTGAAAAGGAAACATATAATCTGCTTATGGCCCACATACAACGACTATCAAGCAGCTTACCACAGAATgtcttttttgatttattggaaaagatatatcataggaaaagttaa
- the LOC122638152 gene encoding probable RNA-binding protein CG14230, protein MIGHIEAEKKRLLSLKRKKEAFKVKEQLIRDALKSLDNRKASNKIVFDDSIEKNIATEKEEKKFKILFDNEDDDDEEVTWNDDKFKTKKDLDEKYIKLQASFGNDSRFTLDDRFIEENVQNEENKEEVDECDLENEREWQFNILEDVLGAPIATKLKNEETVKKFAMIRYDPTEDKHKQYELTTEENKSSAKTKKRKKKIEIGVETNKDEPVVVSKDVYYSVSDSLTKSLNQRQGEFSLLKTYGKNIDETDKKNVAAVSAKINEEMPKKQKSFLNFDSTNPFKYDSSDDENGIKLDIQRLRDRKEEKESNHLFVKDSDDFFFSTNDRRFEDALDFFKKELAPNNEFKNLRRELKQIVRAKVRKNVKRTGKWGNRQKIKKLL, encoded by the exons atgattggaCATATCGAGGCAGAAAAAAAGCgtttattatcattgaaaagaaaaaaagaagcatttAAAGTTAAAGAGCAGCTTATTCGTGACGCATTAAAAAGTTTG GATAATAGAAAAGCAAGTAATAAGATCGTGTTCGACGATagcattgaaaaaaatattgctactgaaaaagaagagaaaaaatttaagattttatttgataatgaagatgacgacgatgaagaagtTACTTGGAATGATGATAAattcaaaacgaaaaaagatttgGACGAAAAG tATATAAAATTGCAAGCAAGTTTTGGTAATGACTCTCGGTTTACCTTGGATGatcgttttatcgaagaaaatgtaCAGAatgaggaaaataaagaagaagtcgATGAATGTGacttagaaaatgaaagagaatggCAATTTAATATACTAGAAGACGTTTTGGGTGCACCGATTGCGACAAAGCTTAAAAATGAAGAGACAGtcaa AAAATTTGCAATGATACGATATGATCCAACGGAGGACAAACATAAACAATACGAACTTACAACGGAAGAAAATAAGTCTAGTGCAAAgactaaaaagagaaagaaaaaaatagaaattggaGTAGAAACCAACAAAGATGAACCGGTTGTAGTATCGAAGGATGTATATTATTCGGTATCCGATTCATTGACCAAGAGTTTAAATCAACGACAAGGAGAATTTAGTTTATTGAAGACATATGGAAAGAACATAGACGAAACTG ataaaaaaaatgtagcaGCGGTCAGTGCaaaaattaacgaagaaatgcccaaaaagcaaaaatcgtttttaaatttCGACTCGACAAACCCGTTTAAATACGATTCATCGGATGACGAAAATGGTATTAAATTGGATATTCAACGGTTAAGAGAtcgcaaagaagagaaagaatcaaatcatttatttgtaaaagatagcgatgatttcttcttttcaacgaATGATAGACGCTTCGAAG ATGCCTtagatttctttaaaaaggaACTTGCGCCGAAtaacgaatttaaaaatttgagaCGTGAATTAAAACAAATCGTACGTGCAAAGGTTCGTAAGAACGTTAAAAGGACTGGAAAATGGGGAAAtagacaaaaaattaaaaaactattatga